The following coding sequences are from one uncultured Bacteroides sp. window:
- a CDS encoding DUF6242 domain-containing protein gives MKIKVLSITVISITLCLLTSCLGSDNPSIDYSTDDTIHAFALGTIHGVDYAFTIDQANNKIYNIDSLPFRSDTIVDKTLIKSLSSMGYITSADTLFNYATDSIDLSNTMNNPLKLKVTAPDGLHSREYSIEVRIHQQNPDALEWSKMSNSFSNDEAAPLKKAIILGSNLLAYTSNTIAYTTPISDGHTWGEINLIGLPESINWGSIQNFKNNLYISTTNGDVYVSENGVTWEKQTSLSGNNITTLLTTFPKTISAIINNNGEQRFCISNPTLTGWVLGDIVPDNFPSSNISSTIYTTDTGLNKAFLVGKELGSATKTTPWFSLDGKIWAEASTTSNYYYPLTKNPSITHFNKIFYSFGSDIDAIYTSKEGIVWKKIEKDMVLPSGFNERDFYSMTVDHNSYIWIIYTKEGTKSNEVWRGRINRLGFLIQ, from the coding sequence ATGAAAATAAAAGTTTTATCTATAACCGTAATATCTATAACATTATGCCTCCTTACTTCATGTCTTGGCAGTGATAATCCTTCAATAGACTATAGCACAGATGATACAATCCATGCTTTTGCTTTAGGGACCATTCATGGGGTAGACTATGCATTTACTATAGATCAAGCCAATAATAAAATATACAATATAGATTCACTCCCATTCAGGTCAGACACAATAGTCGACAAGACCCTTATAAAAAGCTTGTCTTCGATGGGATATATTACTTCTGCTGACACCCTGTTTAATTATGCTACGGATTCCATAGATCTTAGTAACACGATGAACAATCCACTCAAGTTAAAAGTTACGGCGCCAGATGGGCTCCACTCTAGAGAATATTCTATTGAAGTACGTATTCATCAACAAAATCCAGATGCATTAGAATGGAGTAAAATGAGCAATTCCTTCTCTAACGATGAAGCCGCTCCTCTAAAGAAAGCAATCATTTTAGGAAGTAATCTGCTAGCATATACATCCAATACTATTGCATATACAACACCTATATCAGATGGACACACTTGGGGGGAAATAAATCTAATCGGATTGCCTGAAAGTATTAATTGGGGTTCTATACAAAACTTCAAAAATAATCTTTATATATCTACTACCAATGGAGACGTTTACGTTTCAGAGAATGGAGTCACATGGGAAAAACAAACCAGTCTTAGTGGAAACAACATAACCACATTACTTACCACTTTCCCTAAAACAATAAGCGCTATTATCAATAACAATGGAGAACAAAGGTTTTGTATTTCAAATCCAACATTAACCGGATGGGTTTTAGGTGATATCGTACCGGACAATTTTCCATCAAGTAATATTTCATCAACAATATATACGACCGACACAGGTTTAAACAAAGCATTCTTAGTCGGAAAGGAATTAGGATCAGCAACTAAAACGACCCCATGGTTTTCCCTAGATGGCAAAATTTGGGCAGAAGCTTCAACCACATCGAATTATTATTACCCTCTAACAAAAAATCCTTCCATTACTCATTTTAACAAAATTTTCTACTCCTTCGGAAGTGATATTGATGCAATATATACGTCTAAAGAGGGAATTGTTTGGAAGAAGATTGAGAAAGACATGGTTCTGCCTTCTGGTTTTAACGAAAGAGATTTCTATTCAATGACTGTAGATCATAATAGTTACATTTGGATCATATATACAAAAGAGGGAACAAAAAGTAATGAAGTTTGGCGTGGTAGAATTAACAGATTGGGATTCTTAATCCAATAG
- the ribD gene encoding bifunctional diaminohydroxyphosphoribosylaminopyrimidine deaminase/5-amino-6-(5-phosphoribosylamino)uracil reductase RibD has protein sequence MEEEKYMQRCIQLAQNGHNNVPPNPMVGAVIVCDNKTIGEGYHIKFGGPHAEVNAINSIKDRSLLKRSTLYVSLEPCSHYGKTPPCADLIIQKEIPKIVIGCQDPFREVAGRGIKKLRDAGRDVIVGFMEKECKELIKQFTTFHLLKRPYITLKWAESSDGYIDIEREKGSPIILSTELTSMLVHKRRAESNAIMVGTRTAQLDNPALTVRNWYGNHPTRVVIDRRLTLPLSLHLFDNSIKTLVFTEEQYAKTIDEKIEYITLDFKADIIPQILTALHNRRIQSLFVEGGTILLQSFINNSLWDEVFIEENPIKLGSGVKSPQINDKNKDFIEKHFGRVIHHYINKNEK, from the coding sequence ATGGAAGAAGAAAAATACATGCAACGGTGCATTCAACTAGCTCAAAATGGGCATAACAATGTTCCACCAAATCCAATGGTAGGCGCAGTTATAGTCTGTGACAACAAGACAATCGGAGAAGGCTACCATATCAAATTTGGCGGTCCTCACGCCGAAGTCAATGCCATCAATTCAATAAAAGACAGATCATTACTAAAGCGATCCACCTTATACGTGAGCCTAGAACCCTGCTCTCATTATGGCAAGACTCCTCCTTGTGCAGATCTTATTATACAAAAAGAAATCCCAAAAATCGTTATCGGATGCCAAGATCCATTCAGAGAAGTAGCCGGAAGAGGCATTAAAAAGCTACGAGATGCAGGCAGAGATGTCATTGTTGGGTTTATGGAAAAAGAGTGCAAAGAATTAATCAAGCAATTCACTACCTTTCATCTATTAAAGCGACCATATATTACTTTAAAATGGGCTGAATCATCCGATGGATATATAGACATAGAACGTGAAAAAGGCTCCCCTATTATTCTATCTACAGAGCTCACATCGATGCTCGTACATAAAAGAAGAGCAGAATCTAATGCTATTATGGTAGGCACGCGAACTGCACAATTAGACAATCCAGCTCTCACAGTACGTAACTGGTATGGAAATCACCCAACAAGAGTTGTTATTGACCGCCGTCTAACCCTACCACTATCGTTGCATTTATTTGACAACAGCATTAAAACATTGGTTTTTACAGAAGAACAATATGCTAAAACTATTGATGAAAAAATAGAATATATAACTCTTGATTTCAAGGCAGATATCATTCCGCAAATTTTAACGGCTTTACACAATAGACGTATCCAATCACTTTTTGTTGAAGGAGGAACAATTCTCCTTCAATCGTTTATAAACAATAGTTTATGGGATGAAGTTTTCATTGAAGAAAATCCCATAAAACTTGGATCCGGTGTCAAATCCCCTCAAATAAATGATAAAAATAAAGACTTCATTGAAAAGCATTTTGGAAGGGTAATACATCACTATATAAATAAAAATGAAAAATAA
- the prmC gene encoding peptide chain release factor N(5)-glutamine methyltransferase, translating into MNSLSLYISQSLQGHYSARELKSLVRIICLDILKIDMIDFYSGKDIHLSEKDMQELKTILHRLCANEPIQYILGCVNFGGLSFDVAPGVLIPRPETEELVDLIVEQNPVPQRILDIGTGSGCIAISLNKKMPLSQISAWDVSEEALIIARGNNRKHNTSVEFLNKDVFSDVSSFDRTYDIIVSNPPYITLSERKNIDDRVLKWEPEVALFVPDEDPLLYYRRIALIGRTLLSAGGQIYFEINQSYGAEVSSMLAALEYKNVSVLKDLYENDRFIIASKEE; encoded by the coding sequence ATGAATTCTCTGTCTCTATATATTAGTCAATCTTTGCAAGGGCATTACTCAGCAAGAGAGTTGAAAAGTCTTGTGCGAATAATCTGCCTAGATATCTTAAAAATAGATATGATTGATTTTTACTCAGGCAAAGATATTCATTTATCTGAGAAGGATATGCAGGAATTGAAAACTATTCTGCATCGTTTATGTGCTAATGAACCCATTCAATATATTTTGGGCTGTGTGAATTTTGGAGGACTTTCCTTTGACGTGGCTCCTGGTGTATTAATTCCTCGTCCTGAGACTGAAGAATTGGTTGATTTGATTGTTGAGCAAAATCCCGTTCCCCAAAGAATTCTTGATATAGGCACTGGTAGTGGATGTATCGCTATATCGTTAAATAAAAAAATGCCTCTCTCACAAATTAGCGCTTGGGATGTTTCTGAGGAGGCCTTAATTATTGCCAGAGGCAATAATAGAAAACATAATACGTCTGTCGAATTTCTTAATAAGGATGTTTTTTCTGATGTTTCTTCTTTTGATAGAACTTATGATATTATAGTGAGTAATCCTCCTTATATAACTCTATCTGAAAGAAAAAATATAGATGATCGTGTTCTGAAATGGGAACCAGAAGTTGCCTTGTTTGTGCCTGATGAAGACCCTCTGTTGTATTATAGGCGTATAGCATTGATCGGTAGAACTTTATTGTCTGCGGGAGGGCAAATTTATTTTGAAATTAACCAGAGTTATGGGGCAGAAGTATCTTCGATGCTTGCTGCTTTAGAATATAAGAATGTCTCTGTTTTGAAAGATTTGTATGAAAATGACAGGTTTATTATAGCTTCTAAAGAGGAATGA
- a CDS encoding regulatory protein RecX: MIENNKAYNTVARYCSMAERCRFDVEAKLKNFSLDVKLVEQILERLESEGYLNEQRYCDAFVHDKLHFSKWGRLKIIQALHLKKIDKEFVKDSVGRINDEEYFTILTQLLKSKAKQTRAKNSYDLKNKLLRFAAGKGFEIASVLRCLNGLGDEE, encoded by the coding sequence ATGATTGAAAATAATAAAGCATACAATACTGTGGCACGTTACTGCTCAATGGCAGAAAGGTGTCGATTTGATGTGGAAGCTAAGTTGAAAAACTTTTCTTTGGACGTAAAGCTTGTTGAACAAATCTTGGAACGCTTAGAATCTGAGGGCTATCTTAATGAACAGCGATATTGTGATGCTTTTGTTCATGATAAACTTCATTTTTCTAAATGGGGTAGGTTGAAGATAATTCAAGCACTGCATCTAAAGAAAATAGATAAAGAGTTCGTGAAGGATTCTGTTGGGCGGATTAATGATGAAGAGTATTTTACTATTCTGACACAATTGCTAAAATCGAAGGCTAAACAAACTCGTGCGAAGAATTCTTATGACTTAAAGAATAAATTACTTCGTTTTGCTGCAGGCAAAGGTTTTGAAATAGCTTCTGTGCTTCGATGTTTAAATGGACTAGGAGATGAAGAATGA
- the pyrE gene encoding orotate phosphoribosyltransferase: MKTLERLFAEKLLKIKAIKLQPANPFTWASGWKSPFYCDNRKTLSYPSLRNFVKIEISRLILERFGQVDAIAGVATGAIPQGALVADALNLPFVYVRSSPKDHGLENLIEGELRPGMKVVVVEDLVSTGGSSLKAVEAIRRDGCEVIGMIASFTYGFEVAIKAFKEAEVPLLTLTNYDAVIEAALRTEYIDEPDVAVLEEWRKDPSHWEPER; this comes from the coding sequence ATGAAAACGTTAGAGAGATTATTCGCAGAGAAGTTACTGAAGATTAAAGCAATTAAACTTCAACCAGCTAATCCGTTTACATGGGCTTCAGGCTGGAAATCACCCTTTTATTGCGATAACCGTAAAACACTTTCTTATCCTTCCCTTCGTAATTTTGTAAAGATTGAGATTTCTCGTCTTATTTTGGAGCGTTTTGGCCAAGTGGATGCTATAGCAGGTGTTGCAACAGGGGCTATTCCGCAAGGGGCTTTAGTTGCTGATGCGTTGAATCTTCCTTTTGTTTATGTTCGTTCTTCTCCTAAAGATCATGGTTTAGAGAATCTTATTGAAGGAGAATTGCGCCCGGGGATGAAAGTTGTTGTGGTAGAAGATTTGGTCTCGACAGGTGGAAGTAGTTTAAAGGCTGTCGAAGCTATTAGGAGAGATGGTTGTGAAGTTATTGGTATGATTGCTTCTTTTACTTATGGATTTGAAGTGGCGATTAAAGCTTTTAAGGAAGCTGAAGTTCCTCTTCTTACCTTAACCAATTATGATGCTGTGATTGAAGCTGCTCTTCGTACAGAATATATCGATGAACCAGATGTGGCTGTTTTAGAAGAATGGCGTAAGGATCCTTCGCATTGGGAACCAGAGAGATAA
- a CDS encoding SRPBCC family protein has product MSQFESKIKVISYNQERVYAKLSDLNNLQALKDRMPADKIKNLNFDSDSLSFDASPVGEIRLKIVDKVEPKTIKFETVKSPIPFNLWIQLVETGEEECKLKLTVRIDINPFMKGMIQKPLQEGLEKMAETLAVIQY; this is encoded by the coding sequence ATGAGCCAGTTTGAAAGTAAAATCAAAGTAATATCTTATAATCAAGAACGGGTTTATGCCAAACTTTCGGACTTGAATAATTTGCAAGCATTGAAAGACAGGATGCCTGCTGATAAAATTAAGAATCTTAATTTTGATTCTGATTCTTTGAGTTTTGATGCATCTCCTGTTGGTGAGATTAGATTGAAAATCGTTGATAAGGTAGAACCGAAGACGATTAAATTTGAAACGGTTAAATCTCCTATTCCGTTTAATTTATGGATACAGTTAGTTGAGACAGGAGAAGAAGAGTGTAAATTGAAATTGACTGTCCGTATAGATATTAATCCTTTTATGAAAGGAATGATACAAAAACCTTTGCAAGAAGGGCTTGAGAAGATGGCAGAAACTCTTGCTGTTATACAATATTAA
- the argH gene encoding argininosuccinate lyase produces the protein MAQKLWEKTVQVNKEIERFTVGHDREMDLYLAKHDVLGSMAHITMLESINLLSSTELEILLDELKLIYSSIEQGAFVIEDGVEDVHSQVELMLTRRLGDIGKKIHSGRSRNDQVLLDLKLFTRSQIKEIVEMVEHLFNVLISQSDRYKNVLMPGYTHLQIAMPSSFGLWFGAYAESLVDDMMFLQAAFRMCNRNPLGSAAGYGSSFPLDRTMTTNLLGFDSLNYNVVYAQMGRGKMERNVSFSLASVAGTISKLAYDACLFNSQNFGFVKLPDECTTGSSIMPHKKNPDVFELIRAKCNKLQNLPQQIMMIANNLPSGYFRDLQIIKEIFLPAFQELKDCLQMATYIMDQVRVNEHVLDDERYLLIFSVEEVNRLVREGMPFRDAYKKVGIDIESGLFKHDKKVHHTHEGSIGNLCNDEISALMKQALNGFNFDAMEKAEQKLLGR, from the coding sequence ATGGCACAGAAGCTTTGGGAAAAAACGGTTCAAGTGAATAAAGAAATAGAGCGTTTTACAGTTGGACATGATCGTGAGATGGATCTCTATTTGGCTAAGCATGATGTTTTAGGCTCTATGGCTCATATCACCATGTTGGAAAGTATAAATCTATTGTCAAGCACAGAATTGGAAATTTTGCTTGATGAGTTGAAACTTATTTATTCCTCTATAGAGCAAGGGGCTTTTGTCATTGAGGACGGAGTGGAGGATGTGCACTCTCAGGTGGAATTGATGCTAACCCGACGCCTTGGTGATATTGGGAAAAAAATTCATAGTGGGCGGTCGCGTAACGATCAGGTTTTACTTGACTTAAAGCTCTTTACACGATCTCAAATTAAAGAGATTGTTGAAATGGTTGAGCATTTGTTTAATGTGCTAATTTCTCAAAGTGATAGGTACAAAAATGTGCTGATGCCTGGATATACTCATTTACAGATAGCAATGCCCTCCTCTTTTGGGCTTTGGTTTGGTGCATATGCTGAAAGTTTGGTTGATGATATGATGTTTCTTCAAGCTGCTTTTCGTATGTGTAATCGTAACCCGTTAGGATCTGCTGCAGGATATGGCTCTTCTTTCCCTCTAGACCGAACAATGACGACCAACCTTTTAGGATTTGATTCATTAAATTATAATGTAGTGTACGCTCAGATGGGGCGAGGAAAGATGGAACGAAATGTATCTTTCTCGTTGGCGAGCGTTGCGGGGACGATATCGAAATTAGCTTATGATGCTTGTTTGTTTAATAGCCAAAATTTTGGATTCGTAAAATTACCAGATGAATGTACTACAGGTTCAAGCATTATGCCTCATAAGAAGAATCCAGATGTTTTTGAACTCATACGTGCAAAATGTAATAAGTTGCAAAATCTTCCGCAGCAGATTATGATGATAGCTAACAACTTGCCTTCTGGGTATTTTCGTGATCTGCAAATTATTAAAGAAATCTTCTTGCCTGCTTTTCAAGAATTGAAAGATTGTCTTCAGATGGCTACTTATATAATGGATCAGGTGCGTGTGAACGAGCATGTTTTGGATGATGAACGTTACTTACTGATTTTTAGTGTAGAAGAGGTGAATCGTTTGGTACGTGAAGGTATGCCTTTTCGAGATGCTTATAAGAAAGTTGGCATTGATATTGAATCTGGTTTGTTTAAACATGATAAAAAAGTTCATCATACACATGAGGGTAGTATTGGCAATTTATGTAATGATGAAATTTCTGCATTAATGAAACAGGCGCTTAATGGCTTCAATTTTGATGCAATGGAAAAGGCGGAACAAAAGTTACTAGGGAGATAA
- a CDS encoding PAS domain S-box protein, with protein sequence MNFISEDDLNQFLTNELDFLFVLNMDVDIINVNTAVTSILGYEKEDLQNHSLLSVYPSEYKDKVGLTLPLIVKGDVSSCPYPVISKKKKIVPVDMKFYMGWLDGENVLIALGVNLSAHYFSKDVFYNIFNGADIMMVLAAIDATYIYNANRAFRKALGYSIEEISGKTVQELNLFVNRDRFNEILAEFHKSGTARGEGSLRTKSGEILACWFSLEKLVISDESYIFFVATDITERKLMETKLKHLVFQQKLLADVAQLLNEQRDFDEMVNTVLELIGQHTNVSRIYIGKYTDDAIYCDTVYEWCNEGIESLMDVLQKVHFSTAPSWNELLSKNGRILADSINQLPKDITDFIERLGVKSLLVYPLYINNRLWGFIGFDDYVKNKVWQDEEIHLMRTMVNNIANALERKSYIEHYKNSEVRLRLALNAAKEGMWDWNIQTDEVFFTDACFTMLGYEPNEMSGQIHHWKDLIHPDDWPNVMKAFRAHLRGNSDYYECVFRAKTKNGTWKWVLDHGKVVEKNADGEALRAVGTHIDMTKQKEAEHQLQELLSTKDRLFSIISHDLRGPIGSFMQIIELLTSDVTIEPSMQTSLLHELKTMSKNTFYLLENLLNWSRAQRSEIEYAPQPILINDLVSENRSLLLGSATQKGIEMHFNENHYYHAYADYNMVNLVIRNLLSNAIKFSSRGGVIDVLLARKESFVEVTVKDSGVGMTPDVVAKLFTKNHYHSTYGTDNEKGSGLGLMLCQDFVSRNGGKLRVESEPSKGSSFIFTLPAVDI encoded by the coding sequence ATGAATTTTATTTCTGAAGATGATCTAAACCAATTTTTGACAAATGAGCTTGATTTTTTGTTTGTCTTAAATATGGACGTAGATATAATTAACGTAAATACTGCTGTTACTTCTATTTTGGGATATGAAAAGGAAGACTTGCAGAATCATAGTCTATTATCAGTATATCCTAGTGAATATAAAGATAAAGTAGGATTAACACTTCCTTTGATTGTTAAAGGTGATGTCTCTTCTTGTCCATATCCTGTCATCTCTAAAAAGAAGAAAATAGTACCAGTTGATATGAAATTCTATATGGGTTGGCTGGATGGAGAAAATGTATTAATTGCTTTAGGTGTTAACCTGTCTGCTCATTATTTTTCGAAAGATGTTTTTTATAATATCTTCAATGGTGCTGATATTATGATGGTCTTGGCGGCTATTGATGCAACTTATATTTATAATGCAAATAGAGCTTTTCGGAAAGCTTTGGGATATTCTATTGAAGAGATATCGGGCAAGACTGTTCAAGAGCTGAATCTGTTTGTTAATAGAGATCGTTTTAATGAGATTTTAGCCGAATTTCATAAATCAGGAACAGCTAGAGGAGAAGGTTCCTTGCGCACAAAATCGGGAGAAATACTCGCTTGTTGGTTTTCCTTGGAAAAATTAGTAATTAGTGATGAAAGCTATATTTTCTTTGTTGCTACTGATATAACAGAGCGCAAGTTGATGGAGACTAAGTTGAAACATCTTGTTTTTCAGCAAAAGTTGTTGGCAGATGTAGCTCAATTGCTTAATGAACAGAGAGACTTTGATGAAATGGTCAACACTGTGTTGGAACTCATCGGTCAGCATACTAATGTTAGTCGTATCTACATTGGGAAATATACAGACGACGCTATTTACTGTGATACAGTATATGAATGGTGCAATGAGGGGATTGAGAGTTTAATGGATGTTCTTCAGAAAGTTCATTTTTCAACAGCACCTTCATGGAACGAACTGCTAAGTAAAAATGGGCGTATCTTGGCAGATAGCATAAACCAACTTCCTAAAGATATAACTGATTTCATTGAACGGCTAGGTGTGAAATCTTTGTTGGTGTATCCTCTCTATATTAATAATCGTTTGTGGGGCTTTATAGGTTTTGATGATTATGTGAAGAATAAGGTCTGGCAGGATGAAGAAATTCATCTAATGCGCACTATGGTTAATAATATAGCAAATGCTTTGGAGCGTAAGTCGTATATTGAACATTATAAGAATAGTGAAGTTCGTTTGAGACTTGCTTTAAATGCTGCGAAAGAAGGGATGTGGGACTGGAATATACAGACTGATGAGGTATTTTTTACGGATGCCTGTTTTACTATGCTAGGTTATGAACCTAATGAAATGTCTGGACAAATCCATCATTGGAAGGATTTGATTCATCCAGATGATTGGCCTAATGTTATGAAAGCGTTTAGGGCTCATTTAAGAGGAAATTCTGATTACTATGAATGTGTTTTTCGTGCTAAGACCAAAAATGGTACTTGGAAATGGGTTTTAGATCATGGAAAAGTTGTGGAAAAGAATGCCGATGGTGAAGCTTTGAGAGCTGTTGGTACTCATATTGATATGACTAAACAGAAAGAAGCTGAGCACCAATTGCAAGAGTTACTTTCTACAAAAGATCGATTGTTCTCTATCATTTCTCATGATCTTCGTGGTCCTATTGGTAGTTTTATGCAAATAATAGAGCTATTGACTAGCGATGTCACAATTGAGCCTTCAATGCAGACGTCTCTTTTGCATGAGTTAAAAACCATGTCAAAGAATACTTTTTATTTATTAGAAAATTTATTGAATTGGTCTAGGGCGCAACGTAGTGAGATAGAATATGCCCCACAGCCTATATTGATCAATGACTTGGTTTCGGAAAATCGTTCTTTGTTATTAGGCTCTGCTACCCAGAAAGGGATAGAAATGCATTTTAATGAGAATCACTATTATCACGCTTATGCAGATTATAATATGGTAAATTTGGTGATAAGAAATCTTTTGTCTAACGCAATAAAATTTTCTTCTCGCGGAGGAGTTATAGACGTTTTACTTGCCCGTAAAGAAAGCTTTGTTGAGGTAACAGTCAAAGATTCTGGAGTAGGGATGACTCCGGATGTAGTCGCCAAACTATTTACTAAAAATCATTATCATTCTACATATGGAACAGACAATGAGAAAGGATCCGGGTTAGGCTTGATGCTTTGCCAGGATTTTGTAAGTAGAAATGGAGGAAAGCTTAGGGTTGAAAGTGAACCATCTAAAGGAAGTTCTTTCATTTTTACTCTTCCGGCAGTAGATATTTGA
- a CDS encoding DUF2007-related protein produces MITNKSVSQVDIFAGSPWEVNCLKELLCAAYIDASIKDKGTNNVLLSVPYEQYTAAMKIIDDKKTF; encoded by the coding sequence ATGATAACAAATAAAAGCGTTTCTCAAGTTGACATTTTTGCAGGAAGCCCATGGGAAGTTAATTGCTTAAAAGAACTTCTTTGTGCTGCTTACATAGATGCTTCTATCAAAGATAAAGGAACAAATAATGTTCTCTTATCTGTTCCCTACGAACAATATACCGCTGCAATGAAAATTATCGATGATAAAAAGACTTTCTGA
- a CDS encoding AMP-binding protein, whose protein sequence is MIEKYLTQTSFTSQDDFIKNLKINVPENFNFGYDVVDVWAAEEPNKIALTWTNDKGEHLDFSFADLKRYTDQTASYFQSLGIGHGDMVMLILKRRYEFWFSIIALHKIGAVVIPATHLLTKKDIIYRCNAAGIKMIIAAGEEVITKHIIDAMPSSPTVEQLVSVGPEIAEGFHDFHKGIEKAVPFVRPEQVNTNSDISLMYFTSGTTGQPKMVAHDFTYPLGHIVTASFWHNLRPDSLHLTIADTGWGKAVWGKLYGQWLAGANVFVYDHEKFTPAEILKKIHDYHITSLCAPPTIFRFLIREDLTKYDLSSLQYCTIAGEALNPAVYETFKKLTGIKLMEGFGQTETTLTIGTFPWMEPKPGSMGVPNPEYDVDLIDINGRSVEAGEQGEIVIRTNKEKPIGLFKEYYKDPELTKDAWHDNIYYTGDVAWRDEDGYYWFVGRADDVIKSSGYRIGPFEVESALMTHPAVVECAITGVPDEIRGQVVKASIVLGKEYQNHKKEELIKELQDHVKKVTAPYKYPRVIEFVDELPKTISGKIRRVEIRENDTK, encoded by the coding sequence ATGATAGAAAAATATTTAACTCAAACGTCTTTCACATCACAAGACGATTTTATTAAAAATTTAAAAATAAACGTTCCTGAAAATTTCAACTTTGGATATGATGTTGTTGATGTATGGGCCGCTGAAGAACCGAATAAAATAGCCTTAACATGGACCAACGACAAAGGGGAACATCTAGACTTTTCATTTGCCGACCTGAAACGCTACACTGATCAAACTGCTTCTTATTTCCAAAGTTTGGGCATCGGACATGGGGACATGGTGATGCTTATCCTCAAGCGACGTTATGAATTTTGGTTCAGTATTATCGCTCTACATAAGATAGGTGCAGTGGTAATACCTGCCACACATTTGTTGACAAAGAAGGACATCATCTATCGCTGCAATGCTGCTGGTATAAAAATGATTATAGCTGCCGGAGAAGAGGTAATAACAAAACATATTATTGACGCTATGCCCTCTTCACCTACAGTGGAGCAATTAGTAAGCGTGGGACCGGAAATTGCTGAAGGGTTTCACGATTTTCATAAAGGAATTGAAAAAGCAGTACCTTTTGTACGACCCGAACAAGTAAACACAAACAGTGACATATCATTGATGTATTTTACCTCGGGAACAACAGGACAGCCTAAAATGGTGGCACACGACTTCACATACCCTTTAGGGCATATCGTCACAGCAAGTTTTTGGCACAATTTACGCCCGGATAGTCTCCACCTGACAATCGCCGACACGGGATGGGGAAAAGCAGTATGGGGTAAATTGTATGGCCAATGGTTAGCAGGAGCTAATGTGTTTGTTTATGACCACGAAAAATTTACTCCGGCAGAAATTCTCAAAAAAATTCATGATTATCACATCACTTCGCTATGTGCCCCCCCTACTATTTTCCGCTTTTTAATTCGCGAAGATCTGACGAAATATGATCTTTCATCGCTTCAATATTGTACAATTGCGGGAGAGGCTTTAAATCCGGCAGTATATGAAACATTTAAAAAGCTGACAGGAATAAAACTAATGGAAGGATTTGGTCAGACAGAAACCACTCTAACCATAGGAACTTTCCCATGGATGGAGCCCAAGCCTGGAAGTATGGGGGTTCCAAATCCAGAATATGACGTCGATTTAATAGATATAAATGGACGTTCTGTAGAAGCCGGGGAACAAGGTGAAATCGTTATCCGCACAAATAAAGAAAAGCCGATAGGGCTATTTAAAGAATACTATAAAGACCCTGAGCTCACCAAAGATGCATGGCACGACAATATATATTATACCGGAGATGTGGCATGGAGGGACGAAGATGGTTATTATTGGTTTGTTGGTCGCGCAGATGATGTTATTAAAAGCTCAGGATATCGAATAGGCCCTTTTGAAGTAGAGAGTGCGTTGATGACACATCCTGCTGTAGTGGAATGTGCAATAACTGGTGTGCCGGATGAGATACGCGGTCAAGTAGTCAAGGCGAGTATCGTATTGGGCAAAGAATACCAAAACCACAAAAAAGAAGAGCTCATTAAAGAACTGCAAGATCACGTTAAAAAAGTAACTGCACCTTATAAATATCCTCGTGTCATCGAGTTTGTTGACGAACTGCCTAAAACAATTAGTGGAAAAATCAGACGAGTAGAAATAAGAGAAAATGATACTAAGTAA